One Pontibacter deserti genomic region harbors:
- the pstC gene encoding phosphate ABC transporter permease subunit PstC: MRVQERIIEGLLWLSAVITILITAAIIWVLLSQSISFFSEVSIMDFLTDDEWTPLFAQKHFGILPLVTGTLLTTAIAIAVALPVGLTIAVYLNEYAPGRFKKTVKPLLEILATIPTVVYGFFALTVVTPFLQTIIPNLAGFNSLSAGIVMGIMIIPMISSLSEDAISAVPRSLREAAYGMGSTRLQTAFGVMVPAASSGIVVSVILAISRAVGETMIVAIAAGQQPRLTLNPLVPIETITTYIVQVSLGDVPHGSLEYKTIFAAGITLFIFTFALNNLSFWVKKKYQEKYD, encoded by the coding sequence TTGAGAGTACAAGAGCGAATAATTGAAGGGTTGCTATGGTTATCGGCTGTGATAACTATACTTATTACAGCAGCCATTATCTGGGTTTTGCTGTCACAGTCAATCAGTTTCTTTAGCGAAGTTTCTATTATGGACTTCCTGACGGATGATGAATGGACTCCATTGTTTGCCCAGAAGCATTTTGGTATACTCCCGTTGGTTACCGGCACTTTGCTTACTACAGCCATCGCCATTGCTGTGGCCCTGCCAGTTGGCCTAACTATAGCAGTATACCTGAACGAGTATGCCCCTGGTCGTTTCAAGAAAACTGTTAAGCCACTTCTGGAGATTTTAGCTACGATTCCAACGGTAGTGTATGGTTTCTTTGCGCTTACGGTTGTTACGCCTTTCCTGCAAACTATAATTCCTAATCTGGCTGGTTTTAACTCTCTTTCGGCTGGTATTGTAATGGGTATCATGATCATCCCGATGATCTCTTCGCTTAGCGAGGATGCTATAAGTGCGGTGCCCCGGTCGCTACGTGAGGCTGCTTATGGTATGGGGTCTACGCGCCTGCAAACTGCATTTGGGGTAATGGTTCCGGCAGCTTCGTCGGGTATAGTAGTATCGGTTATACTTGCTATTTCCAGGGCAGTTGGCGAGACCATGATCGTAGCTATTGCTGCAGGTCAGCAGCCACGCCTTACGCTTAACCCACTGGTGCCTATCGAAACAATAACCACTTATATTGTACAAGTAAGTTTAGGCGACGTACCACATGGCTCGCTTGAGTACAAAACAATATTTGCTGCAGGTATCACACTTTTTATTTTCACATTTGCTCTTAATAACCTAAGCTTCTGGGTTAAAAAGAAATACCAAGAAAAATATGACTAA
- the ccsA gene encoding cytochrome c biogenesis protein CcsA, with protein MKNNWWKILTVLLLIFTVVAGMLSEVPRLAILNETIRNLYFHVPMWFGMILILLVSVIYSIKYLRNPTIKNDIVAYEAAKVGILFGVLGIVTGMEWARFTWGEYWSNDPKQNASAIGLLIYFAYVVLRSSFAEQQQRARISAVYNIFAFAALIPLLFILPRLTDSLHPGNGGNPGFNSYDLDNRLRLVFYPAVLGWTLLGIWIVNVRSRFELLRQRLYETV; from the coding sequence ATGAAAAATAACTGGTGGAAAATACTGACCGTACTGCTGCTGATCTTTACAGTAGTGGCAGGTATGTTGTCAGAAGTTCCGAGGTTGGCTATACTAAACGAGACAATCCGAAATTTATACTTCCACGTGCCGATGTGGTTTGGCATGATCCTGATCCTGCTGGTTTCGGTTATCTACTCTATTAAATACCTGCGCAACCCAACTATAAAGAACGATATAGTTGCCTACGAAGCAGCTAAAGTGGGGATCTTATTCGGAGTGCTGGGTATAGTTACCGGTATGGAATGGGCCCGCTTTACATGGGGCGAGTACTGGAGCAACGACCCGAAACAAAACGCATCGGCCATTGGGTTGTTAATTTACTTTGCTTATGTGGTGCTTCGCAGCTCTTTTGCTGAGCAGCAGCAGCGTGCCCGCATCAGTGCCGTGTACAACATTTTTGCCTTTGCAGCTTTAATCCCATTGCTGTTTATACTTCCAAGACTTACCGATTCGCTGCACCCTGGCAACGGCGGAAACCCCGGCTTTAACTCTTACGACTTAGATAACCGCCTACGATTAGTGTTTTACCCTGCTGTACTGGGCTGGACGCTATTAGGCATCTGGATCGTGAACGTGAGATCAAGATTTGAATTACTGAGACAACGCTTATATGAAACTGTTTAG
- the phoU gene encoding phosphate signaling complex protein PhoU, translating into MTHAHIDSELEQLRVKLMEMWDLVEYQLYSGREAMVNADQNLARKVIKLGKKVNNFDVKIDRMCENMLALYTPVAVDLRVVLASLKINANLERIGDTAEGISMYIQNLERPYNPEMLEITKAVTMFDEALAMFHDCRVAYKTDNTEMARALLKRDKMLNKIYRKSENVIAQYLRSNTDSIDEGLALLAIIKKLERVGDQITNIAEEIIFYQDAKVVKHKTKKKDKENGKNGGENQEQ; encoded by the coding sequence ATGACGCATGCACATATAGATTCAGAACTGGAACAACTCCGGGTTAAACTCATGGAGATGTGGGATCTGGTTGAGTACCAGCTTTACAGTGGCCGCGAAGCCATGGTAAATGCTGACCAAAACCTGGCCCGCAAAGTGATAAAGCTTGGCAAAAAGGTAAATAACTTCGATGTAAAGATCGACCGCATGTGCGAAAACATGCTGGCTTTGTATACTCCGGTTGCCGTAGACTTGCGGGTAGTTTTAGCCTCACTTAAGATCAACGCAAATTTGGAGCGCATCGGCGATACGGCAGAAGGCATTTCTATGTACATCCAGAACCTGGAGAGGCCTTACAATCCGGAGATGTTAGAAATAACCAAGGCTGTAACGATGTTTGATGAGGCATTGGCCATGTTCCATGATTGCCGCGTTGCTTACAAAACTGATAACACCGAAATGGCAAGAGCGCTTTTGAAGCGTGACAAAATGCTGAATAAGATTTACCGTAAATCTGAAAACGTTATAGCACAGTATCTTCGCTCAAATACAGATAGTATAGACGAAGGGCTGGCACTGCTGGCTATTATTAAGAAGCTTGAACGTGTAGGAGACCAGATCACAAATATCGCAGAGGAGATCATTTTCTACCAGGATGCCAAAGTGGTAAAGCATAAGACTAAAAAGAAAGACAAAGAAAACGGCAAGAATGGTGGTGAAAACCAGGAGCAGTAA
- the pstB gene encoding phosphate ABC transporter ATP-binding protein PstB, with the protein MGKKTYKLEARNLNAYYGSFHALKNINIEMEEKAVTAFIGPSGCGKSTFLRTLNRMNDYIEGFRVEGDILLDGRDIYSKDVRVDELRKEVGMVFQKPNPFPKTIFENVVYGLKIQGIKDKKILAEAAERSLQQTALWDEVKDKMDKSALALSGGQQQRLCIARALAISPSVILMDEPTSALDPISTAKIEELIYELKNDYTIVIVTHNMQQAGRVSDQTAFFYMGELVEYAKTKTMFTSPKHERTQNYITGRFG; encoded by the coding sequence ATGGGTAAGAAAACTTATAAATTAGAGGCGAGGAATTTAAATGCCTACTACGGCAGCTTCCATGCACTCAAGAACATCAACATAGAGATGGAAGAGAAAGCGGTTACAGCTTTTATTGGTCCGTCTGGTTGTGGCAAGTCTACGTTTCTGCGCACCCTTAACCGCATGAACGACTATATCGAAGGCTTCAGGGTAGAAGGTGATATTCTACTGGATGGCCGTGATATTTATAGTAAAGATGTGCGTGTGGATGAACTTCGCAAAGAGGTAGGCATGGTGTTCCAGAAGCCAAACCCTTTCCCGAAAACCATTTTCGAGAATGTGGTTTATGGCCTCAAAATCCAGGGCATAAAAGATAAGAAGATACTTGCTGAAGCTGCTGAAAGGTCGTTACAACAGACGGCTCTTTGGGATGAGGTAAAAGATAAAATGGATAAGTCGGCTCTGGCGCTTTCAGGTGGGCAGCAGCAACGCCTTTGCATTGCACGCGCTCTTGCCATTTCGCCTTCGGTTATATTGATGGACGAACCGACCTCTGCCCTTGACCCGATCTCTACAGCAAAGATTGAGGAGCTGATCTACGAGTTAAAAAATGATTACACTATTGTGATCGTGACGCACAACATGCAGCAGGCAGGCCGCGTAAGCGACCAAACCGCTTTCTTTTACATGGGTGAACTGGTGGAATATGCCAAAACAAAAACAATGTTTACCAGCCCTAAGCATGAGCGTACGCAAAACTATATCACAGGCCGTTTCGGGTGA
- a CDS encoding cytochrome c maturation protein CcmE domain-containing protein, which yields MKKSHIIGIIIIAAAIMIIMSTAGDASTYVDFGEAKELAEDGSKTKVHVVGRLKKDAKGHIVGMQYDPLVDPNFFSFMLVDTNRVEQKVVYFNPKPQDFERSEQVVITGNMQNDVFVADKILLKCPSKYVEKEVKQNTTAGL from the coding sequence ATGAAGAAGTCACACATCATCGGTATTATCATTATCGCAGCAGCCATCATGATCATCATGTCTACGGCTGGCGATGCTAGTACTTACGTTGATTTTGGAGAAGCGAAAGAGTTGGCAGAAGATGGCAGCAAAACCAAGGTACATGTGGTTGGCCGCCTGAAGAAAGATGCAAAGGGCCATATTGTTGGCATGCAGTACGACCCGCTGGTAGACCCGAATTTCTTCTCGTTTATGCTGGTAGACACCAACCGTGTAGAGCAAAAGGTGGTGTATTTTAACCCTAAGCCACAGGACTTTGAACGCTCGGAGCAAGTGGTAATTACCGGTAATATGCAGAACGACGTGTTTGTAGCCGACAAGATCCTGCTGAAGTGCCCTTCTAAGTACGTAGAAAAAGAAGTAAAGCAGAACACTACTGCTGGTTTATAA
- the pstA gene encoding phosphate ABC transporter permease PstA, with product MTNADKNRLKDKAFQVFGVFCTFIGLVVLAIFLVDIIIEGVSRIDWDFLTNLPSRRASRAGILTAWAGTLWILLLTSIIAFPLGIAAGVYLEEYSKKTKLANFLEVNIANLAGVPSIIYGLLGMEIFGRVLGLGGSLLSGALTLSLLILPIIIVTTREALKAVPRSIRDASYALGASKWQTTWFQVLPASFGGILTGIILALSRAVGEAAPLIVIGALAYVPFVPTSPTDEFTVLPIQIFNWTSRPQADFLVNAAAAIIILLLITFILNGIAVYLRNKWQSKVKW from the coding sequence ATGACTAACGCAGACAAAAACAGACTGAAGGATAAAGCATTCCAAGTGTTTGGTGTGTTCTGCACCTTTATTGGCTTGGTAGTACTTGCTATCTTTCTTGTTGATATTATAATAGAAGGAGTATCCAGAATTGATTGGGACTTCCTCACCAACCTACCTTCCAGGAGAGCAAGCCGTGCAGGTATACTTACCGCATGGGCCGGAACACTCTGGATTCTGCTACTTACTTCCATTATTGCTTTCCCGCTGGGAATTGCAGCAGGCGTATACCTGGAAGAATATAGTAAGAAGACCAAACTAGCTAATTTCCTGGAAGTTAACATTGCAAATCTTGCCGGTGTACCTTCAATCATATATGGTTTATTAGGTATGGAAATCTTCGGACGAGTACTAGGTTTGGGAGGTAGTCTTCTTTCCGGCGCGTTAACGTTATCGCTGCTTATACTTCCGATTATCATTGTAACTACCCGCGAGGCGTTAAAAGCAGTGCCCCGAAGTATACGAGATGCATCTTATGCACTTGGTGCTTCTAAATGGCAAACCACCTGGTTCCAGGTGCTGCCGGCATCGTTTGGTGGTATTCTTACAGGAATTATACTTGCCTTATCCAGAGCGGTTGGTGAGGCAGCACCACTCATTGTAATCGGAGCGTTGGCTTATGTACCATTTGTACCAACCTCTCCTACCGATGAATTTACCGTACTTCCTATCCAGATCTTTAACTGGACTTCAAGACCGCAGGCAGACTTTTTAGTAAATGCAGCAGCTGCAATTATTATACTACTTTTAATAACATTTATACTTAACGGTATTGCCGTATACTTGCGCAATAAGTGGCAGAGTAAAGTTAAGTGGTAA
- a CDS encoding heme exporter protein CcmB, whose translation MRKDLVLEWRQKYAFNGMLLYVGSTVFVCYLSFGLRQFSEDSGPIWNALLWIILLFTSVNAIAKSFMQENRGRLLYFYSIVSPQGIILAKIAYNTCLMLLLAIICFVFYAFVLGNPVQDIPMFLLSLLLGAIGFSTSLTMISGIASKAANSSTLMAILSFPVIVPMLLMLIKMSKNAMDGLDRGASLDELLTLLAINMIVVTVSYILFPYLWRS comes from the coding sequence ATACGGAAAGATCTGGTGCTGGAATGGCGACAGAAGTATGCCTTTAACGGTATGTTGCTGTATGTGGGCAGTACGGTGTTTGTTTGTTACCTGAGCTTTGGCTTAAGACAGTTCTCCGAAGACAGCGGCCCGATCTGGAATGCATTGCTGTGGATCATCCTGTTGTTTACATCGGTAAATGCTATTGCCAAAAGCTTTATGCAGGAGAACCGCGGCAGGCTGTTATACTTCTATTCTATTGTGAGTCCGCAGGGCATTATACTTGCTAAAATAGCTTATAATACCTGCCTGATGCTGCTGCTGGCTATTATCTGCTTCGTGTTTTATGCTTTTGTGCTGGGTAATCCCGTGCAGGATATTCCGATGTTTTTACTGTCGCTGTTGCTGGGCGCAATTGGTTTCTCTACATCACTAACTATGATCTCGGGCATTGCATCTAAGGCGGCGAACAGCAGTACCTTAATGGCTATACTTAGCTTCCCGGTTATAGTGCCAATGCTGCTGATGCTGATAAAAATGTCGAAAAACGCGATGGATGGGTTGGACAGAGGAGCAAGCCTCGACGAACTGCTGACTTTGCTTGCCATAAACATGATCGTTGTCACTGTTTCTTATATTTTGTTCCCGTACCTTTGGCGTTCGTAA
- a CDS encoding CcmD family protein: MKLFRILAVWCFILCTSAGVQQVQAQPEQTQVEYSSAPAEPEVEMADTLRQDGKIYVVVVVLLTVLIGLIIYLIMLDRKVGKLEKQFKE, from the coding sequence ATGAAACTGTTTAGAATACTGGCAGTCTGGTGCTTTATACTTTGCACCTCGGCTGGCGTACAGCAAGTGCAGGCACAGCCTGAGCAAACGCAGGTAGAATACTCATCTGCACCTGCCGAACCCGAAGTAGAAATGGCCGACACCCTGCGCCAGGACGGAAAAATTTACGTGGTAGTAGTCGTATTACTGACTGTACTGATCGGCCTGATCATTTACCTGATCATGCTTGACCGTAAGGTGGGTAAGCTTGAAAAGCAATTTAAAGAATAG